In one window of Planifilum fulgidum DNA:
- a CDS encoding L-lactate dehydrogenase translates to MESVKVTRIVVIGTGWVGSSYAYALVNQGLGNELVLIDIDRKKAEGDAMDLNHAVPFGAPMRIWAGDYTDCKDADLVVIAAGANQKPGETRLDLAERNAKIFRSIVDEVMKSGFNGLFLVATNPVDILSYATWKFSGLPARRVIGSGTILDTARLRHLLSGAYQVNPQNVHAYIIGEHGDTELPVWSHASIGVRPIADYLKEGSGPSREELDQIFVRVRDAAYHIIERKGATYYAIAMGLARLTRAILNDENSVLTVSTLLNGEYGLKDIYIGVPAVVNRSGVREVMDLNLTEEERKKLHHSAEVLTRVLKKIL, encoded by the coding sequence ATGGAATCGGTCAAAGTGACGCGCATCGTGGTGATCGGAACCGGATGGGTGGGTTCCAGTTACGCGTATGCCCTGGTGAATCAGGGATTGGGCAATGAACTGGTGCTGATTGACATCGATCGGAAAAAGGCGGAAGGGGACGCCATGGACCTGAACCATGCGGTGCCCTTCGGCGCGCCGATGCGCATTTGGGCGGGAGATTACACCGACTGCAAGGATGCCGATTTGGTGGTGATCGCCGCCGGCGCCAATCAAAAGCCGGGAGAAACCCGTCTGGACCTTGCGGAGCGGAACGCGAAAATTTTTCGCTCCATCGTCGATGAAGTGATGAAAAGCGGTTTTAACGGGCTGTTCCTGGTCGCGACCAATCCGGTGGATATCCTGTCCTATGCCACCTGGAAGTTTTCCGGCCTGCCCGCCCGTCGCGTGATCGGGTCCGGCACGATCCTCGACACGGCCCGCCTGCGCCATTTGCTGAGCGGAGCGTACCAAGTGAATCCGCAGAATGTGCATGCCTACATCATCGGGGAACACGGGGACACCGAATTGCCCGTCTGGAGCCATGCCAGCATCGGCGTGCGCCCCATCGCGGATTATCTGAAAGAGGGGAGCGGTCCCAGCCGGGAGGAGTTGGATCAAATCTTTGTCCGGGTGAGGGATGCGGCCTACCACATCATCGAGCGAAAGGGAGCCACCTATTACGCCATCGCGATGGGGCTCGCCCGGTTGACCCGCGCGATTTTGAACGATGAAAATTCGGTGCTGACCGTTTCCACCCTGCTCAACGGGGAGTACGGATTGAAGGACATCTACATCGGGGTTCCCGCGGTGGTGAATCGTTCCGGCGTGAGGGAAGTGATGGATCTGAACCTGACGGAGGAGGAACGGAAGAAGTTGCATCATTCTGCGGAAGTGCTGACCCGGGTGTTGAAAAAAATCCTCTAA